Proteins from a genomic interval of Gammaproteobacteria bacterium:
- a CDS encoding DUF4197 domain-containing protein, whose protein sequence is MPHTRIPALIFILLPGLALSACTKEDLLRGAGQVAEQIGSNQGLTQADIEAGLREALKVGTGRVSDELGAVDAFQDDPLIHIPLPAQLREVDEALSKIGLGRYGDELELKLNRAAERAAPAARDVFWSAIRQMSLRDVMDIYNGPDDAATQYFKQAMTAELAERMRPIIDEAMLEVGAIRTYDETMQKYDALPFLPDVKADLTEHVVDGALGGLFHYLAEEEAAIRNDPAARTTELLRRVFGR, encoded by the coding sequence ATGCCGCACACCAGAATCCCCGCCCTGATTTTCATCCTGCTGCCAGGTCTTGCCCTGAGCGCCTGCACCAAGGAAGACCTGCTGCGTGGTGCCGGCCAGGTGGCCGAGCAGATCGGCAGCAACCAGGGCCTGACCCAGGCCGACATCGAAGCCGGCCTGCGCGAAGCACTGAAAGTTGGCACGGGACGGGTGTCCGACGAACTCGGCGCCGTCGATGCCTTCCAGGACGATCCGCTGATCCATATCCCCTTGCCCGCACAGCTTCGCGAGGTGGACGAGGCGCTGAGCAAGATCGGGCTGGGACGTTACGGCGACGAACTCGAACTGAAGCTGAACCGGGCGGCCGAGCGTGCAGCACCCGCTGCCCGTGACGTTTTCTGGTCGGCCATCCGGCAGATGAGCCTGCGGGACGTGATGGACATCTATAACGGCCCGGACGATGCCGCAACGCAGTATTTCAAGCAGGCCATGACCGCCGAGCTGGCCGAGCGCATGCGGCCGATCATCGACGAGGCCATGCTGGAGGTCGGCGCCATCCGCACCTATGACGAAACCATGCAGAAGTACGACGCCCTGCCCTTCCTGCCAGACGTCAAGGCCGACCTGACCGAACACGTGGTCGACGGTGCCCTGGGTGGGCTCTTCCATTACCTGGCCGAGGAAGAAGCGGCGATTCGAAACGACCCGGCAGCTCGCACCACGGAGCTGTTGCGGCGGGTTTTCGGTCGTTAG
- a CDS encoding Na+/H+ antiporter subunit E, translated as MKHAISLTAALLALWLLMSGHYDALLISLGIASTLFTVFLALRMEVVDHESYPVHMTGKLVRFWAWLSKEIVLANIDVAIRILKGQRSISPRTFTVKMPQQTDLGRVIYANSITLTPGTVSMRMEGNEILVHALARETAEDLEAERMARRVPEDKEKAS; from the coding sequence GTGAAACACGCCATCAGCCTGACAGCAGCCCTGCTCGCCCTGTGGCTGCTGATGTCAGGACATTACGACGCGCTGCTGATTTCGCTGGGCATCGCCTCGACCCTGTTTACCGTCTTTCTCGCCCTGCGCATGGAAGTCGTCGACCACGAGAGCTACCCGGTACACATGACCGGCAAGCTGGTTCGCTTCTGGGCCTGGCTGAGCAAGGAAATCGTGCTGGCCAACATCGACGTGGCCATACGCATCCTGAAGGGCCAGCGCAGCATCAGCCCGCGAACCTTCACGGTGAAGATGCCGCAGCAGACCGACCTCGGGCGGGTGATCTACGCCAATTCGATCACCCTGACGCCAGGCACCGTATCGATGCGGATGGAGGGTAACGAGATTCTCGTCCATGCCCTCGCCCGCGAGACAGCCGAGGACCTGGAGGCCGAGCGCATGGCCCGCCGCGTGCCGGAAGACAAGGAGAAGGCGTCATGA
- a CDS encoding monovalent cation/H+ antiporter complex subunit F, with amino-acid sequence MYAVAAIAILATMGLALARAMAGPTLFDRILAVNMFGTKTVLLIAVFAFLSGRTDVLDISLVYALINFIGIVAVLKLVEQGNFHAASDSDDEQEVQS; translated from the coding sequence ATGTATGCCGTTGCTGCCATTGCCATTCTCGCCACCATGGGCCTCGCGCTGGCGCGCGCCATGGCCGGCCCGACCCTGTTCGATCGCATCCTGGCGGTGAACATGTTCGGCACCAAGACGGTGCTGCTGATTGCCGTGTTTGCCTTCCTGTCCGGCCGCACCGACGTGCTCGACATCTCGCTGGTGTATGCCCTGATCAATTTCATCGGCATCGTCGCCGTGCTGAAGCTGGTCGAGCAAGGCAATTTCCATGCTGCCAGCGACAGTGATGACGAACAGGAGGTGCAGTCATGA
- the mnhG gene encoding monovalent cation/H(+) antiporter subunit G, protein MTELLDILSWTCLVAGGLLGIIGGIGMHRMPDFFSRMHAAGLADTMVAALILLGLAFQAGLSLVTFKLFLIFAFLFFTSPTASHALANAALHSGLRALEGGQDTMERHAEGDGS, encoded by the coding sequence ATGACCGAGCTGCTCGACATTCTCAGCTGGACCTGCCTGGTCGCCGGCGGCCTGCTCGGCATCATCGGCGGCATTGGCATGCACCGCATGCCGGACTTCTTCAGTCGCATGCATGCAGCCGGCCTGGCCGACACCATGGTCGCCGCCCTGATCCTGCTCGGCCTTGCTTTCCAGGCCGGGCTGTCGCTGGTGACCTTCAAGCTGTTCCTGATTTTCGCCTTCCTGTTTTTCACCAGCCCGACAGCTTCGCATGCACTGGCCAACGCCGCCCTGCACAGCGGCCTGCGCGCGCTGGAAGGTGGCCAGGACACGATGGAACGCCATGCAGAAGGAGACGGCTCGTGA
- a CDS encoding DUF4040 domain-containing protein yields MTDIIIDITLLAFLAVIAVAVIRIRNLFAVIMLFGIFSLLSAGLFVVMDAADVAFTEAAVGAGISTVLMLATLALTKGFEEKAPSHRPWLPLLLVTITGATLVYGTMDLPAFGDADAPIHTHVAERYVEQGMAETGVPNLVTAVLASYRGFDTLGEVAVIFTAGVGVLLLIGLRRREEEEDEQEVKE; encoded by the coding sequence GTGACCGACATCATCATCGACATCACGCTGCTGGCCTTCCTGGCAGTGATCGCCGTGGCGGTCATTCGCATCCGCAACCTGTTTGCCGTGATCATGCTGTTCGGCATTTTCAGCCTGCTGTCCGCGGGCCTGTTCGTGGTCATGGACGCGGCCGACGTCGCCTTTACCGAGGCTGCGGTAGGCGCCGGCATATCGACCGTGCTGATGCTGGCCACGCTGGCACTGACCAAGGGTTTCGAGGAGAAGGCGCCGAGCCATCGCCCCTGGCTGCCCTTGCTGCTGGTGACCATCACGGGTGCCACGCTGGTCTACGGCACCATGGACCTGCCCGCCTTCGGTGACGCTGACGCTCCGATCCACACCCACGTGGCCGAGCGCTATGTCGAGCAAGGCATGGCAGAGACCGGCGTGCCGAATCTCGTGACCGCCGTGCTGGCCAGCTACCGTGGTTTCGATACGCTCGGCGAAGTCGCCGTGATCTTCACGGCCGGTGTCGGCGTGCTGCTGCTGATCGGCTTGCGTCGTCGCGAGGAAGAGGAAGACGAGCAGGAGGTGAAGGAATGA